In a single window of the Acidobacteriota bacterium genome:
- a CDS encoding carboxypeptidase regulatory-like domain-containing protein: protein MSVRVRRWAQAPARSPEGRAEAGRGCGEEASMERRMQSTLASGAAATAAAVAIALGAGPTGGQGLAQSTSIEIDADDIGGVVTSANGPEASVWVIAETTDLPTRFIRSVVTDDEGRYVLPDLPDASYEIFVRGYGLVDSERVSATPGQALDLDAVVAPDALAAAEVYPAAWWLSMMELPEGEHSQQELGSSVTGCLNCHQIGNEATRAIPDSILSGVDSHLEAWDRRVAMGPMGSSMAGAFRRLGPQRAMFADWTDRIASGEAPTQTPPRPTGAERNVVVTLWDWGTEHDGRTDSTPADVRDGTVNANGLVYGVVQPSDILAVIDPVEHRAFNIPIPSNAPPILTDTPTSPYYGDDPIWARRSDPRSVAMDGEGRVWLTGRIRAPDEQPDFCTDGENAFADYFPLEVGTRQVFLYDPASEEFSEIDTCFSSDHNQLGHDERFYYGFRDGVGWVDVALWDETGDAEASQGWCPTVIDTNGDGVITPGWTEPGEAIDPTRDARVAYGCYSPAANAADDSVWCSDNGRDDNTLVRLELGDNPPETCIAEVYMPPPSVMDPPAYGSGGLHVTRDGIIWQDWRGSGHFASFDHSVCTVRNGPTATGQSCPEGWTFYRMDKPTYSNAEMTINSDESYLTQIDHHDVLGFGPETPVYGVVNTDSLEVFVPSTEEYVTLRIPYPMGFFSRSSVGRIDDPTTGWKGKGLWSSYSNYAAWHLEGGPGTLQKAVKFQVRPHPLAK from the coding sequence ATGTCGGTTCGTGTGCGACGATGGGCGCAGGCGCCGGCGCGTAGTCCGGAAGGGCGAGCGGAGGCGGGGCGGGGTTGCGGTGAGGAGGCATCGATGGAGAGACGCATGCAATCGACTCTGGCGTCGGGCGCTGCGGCCACCGCGGCCGCGGTGGCGATTGCCCTGGGCGCGGGTCCGACCGGCGGGCAGGGGCTGGCGCAGTCCACCAGCATCGAGATCGACGCCGACGACATCGGCGGCGTGGTGACGAGCGCGAACGGACCCGAGGCCAGTGTGTGGGTGATCGCGGAGACGACCGACCTGCCGACCCGGTTCATCCGCAGCGTGGTGACCGACGACGAGGGCCGCTACGTGCTGCCGGATCTGCCGGATGCGAGCTACGAGATTTTCGTGCGCGGCTACGGCCTCGTCGATTCGGAGCGCGTGTCGGCCACGCCGGGGCAGGCGCTGGACCTCGATGCAGTGGTGGCCCCCGACGCGCTCGCCGCCGCGGAGGTCTATCCCGCCGCCTGGTGGCTCTCGATGATGGAGCTGCCGGAGGGGGAGCACTCGCAGCAGGAGTTGGGCAGCTCGGTGACCGGCTGCCTGAACTGCCACCAGATCGGCAACGAGGCGACCCGCGCGATACCCGACAGCATCCTCAGCGGCGTCGACTCGCACCTCGAAGCGTGGGACCGGCGCGTCGCGATGGGGCCGATGGGCTCCTCGATGGCCGGCGCGTTCCGGCGGCTCGGTCCGCAGCGGGCGATGTTCGCCGACTGGACCGACCGCATCGCGTCCGGCGAGGCGCCCACTCAGACCCCCCCGCGGCCGACCGGCGCGGAGCGGAACGTCGTGGTCACCCTCTGGGACTGGGGTACCGAGCACGACGGGCGGACCGACAGCACGCCCGCCGACGTGCGTGACGGCACGGTCAACGCCAACGGTCTCGTCTACGGGGTCGTGCAGCCGAGCGACATCCTCGCGGTGATCGATCCGGTCGAGCACCGGGCGTTCAACATTCCCATTCCGTCGAACGCGCCGCCCATCCTGACCGACACGCCCACCTCGCCGTACTACGGCGACGACCCGATCTGGGCGCGTCGCTCCGATCCGCGCAGCGTCGCCATGGACGGGGAGGGGCGCGTCTGGCTGACCGGCCGCATCCGCGCGCCGGACGAGCAGCCGGACTTCTGCACGGACGGCGAGAACGCGTTCGCCGACTACTTCCCCCTGGAGGTCGGCACCCGGCAGGTCTTCCTGTACGACCCGGCCAGCGAGGAGTTCAGCGAGATCGACACCTGCTTCTCGTCGGATCACAACCAGCTCGGCCACGACGAACGGTTCTACTACGGCTTCCGCGACGGGGTCGGCTGGGTCGACGTCGCGCTGTGGGACGAGACCGGCGACGCCGAGGCCTCGCAGGGCTGGTGCCCGACGGTCATCGACACCAACGGCGACGGCGTGATCACTCCCGGCTGGACCGAGCCGGGCGAGGCGATCGATCCGACCCGCGACGCCCGCGTCGCCTACGGCTGCTACTCGCCGGCCGCGAACGCCGCGGACGACAGCGTGTGGTGCTCGGACAACGGGCGCGACGACAACACCCTGGTGCGCCTCGAGCTCGGCGACAACCCGCCGGAGACCTGCATCGCCGAGGTCTACATGCCGCCGCCGAGCGTCATGGACCCGCCGGCCTACGGCAGCGGAGGCCTGCACGTCACCCGCGACGGCATCATCTGGCAGGACTGGCGCGGCAGCGGCCACTTCGCCTCGTTCGACCACAGCGTCTGCACCGTCAGGAACGGTCCGACCGCGACGGGGCAGAGCTGTCCCGAGGGCTGGACTTTCTACCGCATGGACAAGCCGACGTACTCGAACGCCGAGATGACGATCAACTCGGACGAGAGCTACCTGACGCAGATCGACCACCACGACGTGCTCGGGTTCGGCCCCGAAACGCCAGTCTACGGCGTGGTCAACACCGACTCGCTGGAGGTGTTCGTGCCGTCGACCGAGGAGTACGTGACGCTGCGCATCCCGTACCCGATGGGCTTTTTCTCGCGCTCGTCGGTCGGCCGGATCGACGATCCGACGACCGGCTGGAAGGGGAAGGGGCTCTGGTCGAGCTACTCGAACTACGCGGCGTGGCATCTGGAGGGAGGACCGGGAACCTTGCAGAAGGCGGTGAAGTTCCAGGTCCGGCCGCATCCGCTGGCGAAGTAG